The segment CGGCCAGCTCGCGGTCGGTGAGCTCGGTCAGCGCGGACTCGCCGGAGCCCAGCACGGCGTCGGCGAGGGCGCGTTTGGCCTCCAGGAGTTCGGCGATGCGGTCCTCGACGGTGCCCTCGGCGATGATGCGGTGGACCTGGACGGGCTGGGTCTGGCCGATGCGGTAGGCGCGGTCGGTGGCCTGTTCCTCGACGGCCGGGTTCCACCAGCGGTCGTAGTGGACGACGTGCCCCGCACGGGTGAGGTTGAGGCCGGTGCCGGCGGCCTTGAGGGAGAGCAGGAAGACGGGTACGGCGCCGGACTGGAAGCGGTCGACGAGTTCCTCGCGGCGGGGCACCGGGGTGCCGCCGTGCAGGAGCTGGCTGGGGATGCCGCGGGCGGCGAGGTGGCGTTCGAGGATGCGGGCCATCGTCACGTACTGGGTGAAGACCAGGACCGAGCCGCCCTCGGCCAGGATGGTGTCCAGCAGCTCGTCGAGCAGGGCGAGTTTGCCCGAGCGGTGCGGGATGCGCGGCTCGGCCTCCCTCAGGTACTGCGCCGGGTGGTTGCAGATCTGCTTGAGCGAGGCCAGCAGCTTCATGATCATCCCGCGCCGCTCGATGCCCTCGCTGCCCTCGATCACGGCCATCGCCTCCTCCACCGCCGCCTGGTAGAGCGAGACCTGCTCCCGGGTCAGGGACACCGGATGGTCGGTCTCGGTCTTCGGCGGCAGCTCGGGCGCGATACCCGGGTCGGACTTCTTGCGGCGCAGCAGGAACGGCCGCACCAGCGCGGCCAGCCGGGCGACGGCCGCCTCGTTGCCCCCGTCCTCCTCCTGCTGGTGCTCCACGGGGCGGGCGTGCCGGGCGCGGAAGGCGGTGAGCGGGCCCAGCAGCCCGGGGGTGGTCCAGTCGAGGAGCGCCCACAGCTCGGAGAGGTTGTTCTCCACGGGGGTACCGGTCAGCGCCACCCGCGCCGGGGCCGGGATCGTCCGCAGCGCCTTCGCGGTCGCCGAATGCGGGTTCTTCACGTGCTGTGCCTCGTCGGCGACGACCAGGCCCCAGCGCTGGGCGGCCAGCCGCCCGGCCGAGGCCCGCATCGTCCCGTAGGTGGTGAGGACGAAGCCGCCCCCGAGGGAGTCGAGGGTGCGGTCCCCGCCGTGGAAGCGGCGCACGGGCGTCCCCGGGGCGAACCTCTCGATCTCCCGCTGCCAGTTCCCCAGCAGGGAGGCCGGGCACACCACCAGCGTGGGCTCCGGGCGGGCCCGGTGCAGGTGCAGCGCGATCAGCGTGACCGTCTTGCCCAGCCCCATGTCGTCGGCGAGACAGCCCCCGAGCCCCAGCGAGGTCATCAGGTCCAGCCAGGCCAGCCCCCGCAGCTGGTAGTCCCGCAGGGTGGCCTTCAGCCCCGCCGGAGCGGCCGGCGGGACCAGCTCGCCCGTCAGCCGGTCCCGCAGCGCGGCGAGCGCGCCCGCCGGGACCGCTTCCACCGGCTCTCCGTCGACCTCGGCCGTCCCCGTCAGTACGGTGGCGAGCGCGTCCACCGGGTCCAGCAGGCCCAGCTCCCGCTTGCGCGCCTTGCGCACCAGCTCGGGGTCGACCCGCACCCACTGGTCGCGCAGCCGTACCACCGGCCGGTGGGCCTGCGCGAGGGCGTCCATCTCCGAAGGGGTGAGCCGGTCGCCTCCGAGTGCGAGCTCCCAGGAGAACGCGAACAGCCCGGCGGCGTCGAAGAAGGCCGTGCCGTCGGTGGCGGAGCCCGGCGCGGCCTGCCGGACGACGGCGGTCGCGGTGAGGGTACGGGCGAGCTCGCGCGGCCAGTGCACCGCGACCCCGGCCCGCTCCAGCCGGGTCGCGGCGGCGCCCAGGAGGTCTTCGAGCTCCGGATCGGACAGGGCGAGGGAGTCGGGCACGGGCTGGTCGAGCAGGCGCAGCAGCGGCGGCCAGACCCGGCCGGCCCGGCGCAGCGCGAGCACGGCGTCGATCCGGGCGCGCGGCCCGAAGCCGGCCGCGGCGGCCCCGGCCCACAGCGGCCCGGCGTCGGTCACCAGGGTCGGGTCGGCGAGGCTGTGCACCTGGACCACGGCGGCCCCGGCACGGCGGACGTCCTCCGGCTCGGCCTCGTCGAAGAGGCGGAACGCGGACAGGTCGAGCCGCAGGGAGATCCCCACCCCGGCATCGGCGCCCGCCGCGACCTGCGCGGCCCACTCCCGTATCCCGGGCACCTGCTGCGGCGGGGCCGCGGCGAACGGCGCTCCGGCGGCGAACGGCGCGGCCGGGGTGCGCGGCAGGGTGTCGGCGACGGCGTCGAGGAAGGCCCGGACCAGGGCCTGTGGTTCGGGCAGCGCCAGCGGGCGGCGCCCCGGGAGCGGGGTGGCGTACCCCTCGTACGGGAGGGCGGCGGCGACGGCGCGCAGGTAGCCGACGTCATCGGCGTCGAGCGGACCGGCGCGCCAGGCGTCGGCGCCGCCCGGCGTGAGCCCGGGCAGCAGGCGGCCCCGGGCCGTGAGGGCCAGGGCCTGTACGGCGGCGGTGCCCCAGGCCCGGGTGGCGGGATGGGCGGCGGGGCTGTGGGCGGCCCGGGTCAGCAGGGGCAGGGCCTCGGCCACGGGGAGGGTCAGGGCCGGCACGCTGCGGGTACGGACCCCGGAGCCGTGCGGCCGCACGACCTGGAGCGGATGCGGGGTCCCGGGGCCCTCGGGCAGCGGCTCCCCCTGGGGGCACCAGAAGGCCACCCGCCCCTCACGGGGGACCTCGGCGGGGAGGAACACGGCGGCCCGGCGCAGCAGCGGCGGCAGCGGCGACGGCCGTTGCGGCGCCGGCTGATCTGGCGACGGCCGATGCATCGACTGAGGCATCGACTGAGGCATCGGGTGATGCGACGGCTGTGGATGCGGCTGCGTGGTCACGAGTCCCCCTCCCTGGTGCTCGGCGCTCCGCCCGGTCGTGGCGGATCCCATGCCGCCGAGTCTAGGCGCGGCCACTGACAACGCCGCTGACCTGGGCATACGCGGGCCCTGCGGAGCGTGCCACCATGGAAGGGAGGTCTCCGTCGGGGCGAAGGGACGACCATGCGAAGCGGAAACGAGCCCCTGACCGCCCGCAGCCCGCTGCGGCTGCGGTTCTGGCTCAGCGTGTGGGGGCTGATCTGGGCGGCCGCCGGAGCGGCGGCGTTCTCGCTGGCCGGACGGCCCGGCTGGGCCGCGGCCTGCGCGGCACTGGCGGTGCTGGCCGCCGTGGACCTGGCCGTGGTGGTCCACCACATCCACCAGGGCCCGCACTACCAGCCGGGGCGCGACATCCCCCCGTACGAACCCCCGCGCAGCCGGTGACGCACGCGCCGGGCCGCGGACCCGGCGCCGTCAGCCCTCGAAGCGGGCCGCCTCCAGGTACTCGGGCTGCGGGTCGAGGGCGGCGGCGAGCCGGAAGTGCCGCCGGGCCCGCTCGGGCCGGCCGGCACGCTGGTGGGTGCGGGCCAGCGCGAAGTGGGCGAAGGCGTTGTCCGGCTCCCGCTCCAGGACCAGCTCGAACTCCAGCTGCGCGGGCCGCAGCTGGGCCGCCGCGAAGAAGGCCCGGGCGCGCAGCAGGCGCGCCGCGGTGTTCTCGGGGTGGGCGGCTATGACGGAGTCGAGCAGCCGGACCGCGCCGCGCGGGTCCCGGGCTTCGAGCAGCTGCTCGGCGGCCCGGTAGTCGATGACGTGGGTCTCGGGACTCGGGGGGCCGGCGGGCTCCCGCGGGGACGGCGGCGTGGGCGTGGTGTCGGGCACAGTAAGTCTCCTTCCCTCTGCGCACGCCCTCAACGCACCTGCGCACCAGGGTTGTTCCCCGGTGACGCGGCGGCCGCGTTCCGCTACTCCGCGCACGCCGCACGCACTGCGGCCCCGACCCGGGCGCGCCGTCCACGGCCCGCGCCCGCCGCCCGTGGGCGGGTGGCCGGGCTGCTCCGCGGAACTGTCGCTTTACGCGTCCCCCGTGCGCGCCGCGGCCCGCTCCCCGAGCTGTTCCCACACCGCGCGGACCTGGGGCTCCAGTGCCTCCAGCGGGCCGTCGTTGTCGATCACCAGCGTGGCCACCGCCAGCCGCTGTTCCCGGGTGGCCTGCGCGGCCATGCGGGCGCGGGCCTCCTCCTCGGTCATCCCGCGCAGCGCGGTGAGCCGGGCCAGCTGCGTCGCCGGTGCGGCGTCCACGACGACCACCAGGTCGTACAGCGGTGCGAGCCCGTTCTCCGTGAGGAGCGGGACGTCGTGCACCACGATCGCGTCGGGCCCGGCGGCCTCCTCCAGCTCGGCGGACCGGGCCCCGACCAGCGGGTGCACGATCGCGTTCAGCGTGCGGAGCTTCTCGGGGTCGGCGAAGACGATCGCCCCGAGCTTCGGCCGGTCCAGCGCCCCGTCATCGGTCAGCACGGACTTCCCGAAGGCCTCCACCACGGCCGCGAGGCCCGGTGTGCCCGGCTCCACGACCTCCCGTGCGATCCGGTCGGCGTCCACGACGACCGCCCCGTACCCCGCCAGCAGCCGCGAGACCTCGCTCTTGCCGGCACCGATTCCGCCTGTCAGGCCCACCTTCAGCATGCCCAGCACCCTAACGCCCCGCTCCCGGACGGCTCCGGCCGCATCCCTGCGCCCCCCACTGCCGTCCGTTACGCGTCGCCCTCGCGCTCCGCGAGGAACCGCTCGAACTCGCGGCCGAGCTCGTCCGCCGTCGGGATCTCGGCCGGCTCGGCGATCATGTTGCCCCGGGTCTCGGCCCCGGCGGCGGCGTCGTACTGGTGCTCCAGACCCTGGACGAGGCTGACGAGCTCCTCGTCGCCCTCGCGGATCTGCCGGTCGATCTCCGTCTGCGTGCGGTGCGCCTCGGTGCGCAGGGCGTGGGCGACGGCCGGCAGGACCAGTCCGGTCGCGGCGGTGATCGCCTCGAGCGCGGTGAGCGCGGCGTCCGGGTACGGGGAGCGGGCGACGTAGTGCGGGACGTGCGCCGCGACGCCGAGCACGTCGTGCCCGGCCTGGGCGAGGCGGAACTCGATCAGCGACTCGGCGCTGCCGGGGACCTGGGCCTCGTCGAAGGGGCTGCGGTGGCCGGGCATCAGGTCGGTGCGGTTGCCGTGCGGGGTGATGCCGACGGGCCGGGTGTGCGGGACGCCCATGGGGATGCCGTGGAAGTTGACCGAGAGCCGGACGCCGAGCCGCTCCACGATCTGGCGGACGGCGACGGCGAAGCGCTCCCACTCCACGTCCGGCTCGGGGCCGGAGAGCAGCAGGAAGGGCGCGCCGGTGGCGTCCTGGACGAGGCGGACCTCCAGGCGGGGTTCCTCGAACTCCGTCCAGTGGTCGCGCTGGAAGGTCAGCAGCGGGCGGCGGGCCCTGTAGTCCACCAGCCGGTCCGCGTCGAAGCGGGCCACCACCTGGTGGGGCAGGGTGTCGAGGAGCCGCTCGACGATCTGCTCGCCGGTCTCTCCGGCGTCGATGTAGCCCTCGAAGTGGTAGAGCATGACCAGTCCGGCCGAGTCCTGGGCCAGCGCCATGTCGGCCACCGCCAGACCCTTGGCGTCCCATTCGTACAGACCCTGTGGATCACGCACCGTCACCACTCCTCCCTCGCACCGTGTTCTCTGCAGGCAACGTCCAAGGACGCCCGGCCATTCCCCAGTTGGCCGCATTCACCGGAACGCAACACAACGGAGGGAAACGCGACGAGGCCCGCCCCCCGAAGGGGACGGGCCTCGCCGTTCAGCTCACCTCACGCCGGAGCGTGGAGCACTCGCTGCGCTGCGATCAGCTCTGGCCGCCGGCCAGCTTCTCGCGGAGCGCGGCCAGGGCCTCGTCGGACGCCAGGGCGCCGGAGGTCTCGTCCGCACCCTCGGAGGAGTAGGAGCCACCGGAGATGCCCGCACCGGCGTTGCCACCGGCGGCCGGGGCGGCCTCGCCCGCGGCGGCAGCGGCCTCGTCGGCCTCGCGGCTCTTGATGACCTGCGCCTGGTGCTGCTCGAAGCGGACCTGCGCCTCGGCGTACTGGCGCTCCCACGTCTCGCGCTGGGTCTCGTAGCCCTCGAGCCAGTCGTTGGTCTCGGGGTCGAAGCCCTCGGGGTAGATGTAGTTGCCCTGGTCGTCGTAGGACGCGGCCATGCCGTACAGGGTCGGGTCGAACTCGACCGACGCCGGGTCGGCACCGAAGGACTCGTTGGCCTGCTTGAGGGACAGCGAGATCCGGCGACGCTCGAGGTCGATGTCGATGACCTTGACGAAGATCTCGTCGTTGACCTGGACGACCTGCTCCGGGATCTCCACGTGGCGCTCGGCCAGCTCGGAGATGTGGACCAGACCCTCGATGCCCTCGTCCACGCGGACGAACGCACCGAACGGAACCAGCTTGGTGACCTTACCCGGGACGACCTGGCCGATCTGGTGGGTCCGGGCGAACTGCTGCCACGGGTCCTCCTGCGTCGCCTTCAGCGACAGGGAGACGCGCTCGCGGTCCATGTCCACGTCGAGGACCTCGACGGTGACTTCCTGACCGACCTCGACGACCTCGGACGGGTGGTCGATGTGCTTCCAGGACAGCTCGGAGACGTGCACGAGGCCGTCGACGCCACCCAGGTCCACGAACGCACCGAAGTTGACGATCGAGGAGACGACGCCGGAGCGGACCTGACCCTTCTGCAGGGTGGTGAGGAACGTCTGGCGGACCTCGGACTGGGTCTGCTCGAGCCAGGCGCGGCGGGACAGGACCACGTTGTTGCGGTTCTTGTCCAGCTCGATGATCTTCGCCTCGAGCTCCTTGCCCACGTAGGGCTGGAGGTCGCGGACGCGACGCATCTCGACCAGGGAGGCCGGGAGGAAGCCGCGGAGGCCGATGTCGAGGATGAGACCACCCTTGACGACCTCGATGACGGTACCGGTGACGATGCCGTCTTCTTCCTTGATCTTCTCGATCGTGCCCCAGGCACGCTCGTACTGAGCGCGCTTCTTGGACAGGATCAGGCGGCCTTCCTTGTCCTCCTTCTGGAGAACCAGGGCCTCGATCTCGTCACCGACCTTGACGACCTCGTTCGGGTCGACGTCGTGCTTGATCGAGAGCTCGCGGCTCGGGATCACGCCTTCCGTCTTGTAACCGATGTCGAGCAGGACCTCGTCCCGGTCGACCTTCACGATGACGCCGTCGACGATGTCGCCGTCGTTGAAGTACTTGATCGTCTCGTCGATCGCGGCCAGGAAGGCTTCCGCGTTACCGATGTCGTTGACCGCTACCTGCGGAGTGGTGGTGGCGGTGGTCTCGGTGCTGCTCGTCATGTGGGAAAGGGCTCCGGTTACGGACAGAAAGTCGTAGGTACTGCTACGCCGGGAGCCCTTATCGGCATCTGCCGATGAAGCCGGACAGCCAAGGAAGCCCATCCCCCGCAAGGGGTAGGGGCCTCGAAAACCGAGGGGACATTCAACAGATGCAAGCGCAGCCTGCTACGTCTGAGGAGCACAGGCTCGCAGCGCAACTTGTAGCATACGGGGGCAGCCGGACAGGGTCAATGCGCGAAGGCGCACACCGCGGGCGGATCGCCGCATAACCGGCACAATTCGTGGGCGGCAACGCCCTGATGAGCGATCCGCACGGATTTTCAGCCGTCCGGGTGCCATACCAGCCATCCGCAGACTACGACGACGGGCCCCATGAACCAAGAGGACCGCACCCCCGAAGACGCGTACGCGCTCCAGGACGAGGACGCGTACCCCGCGCACGGCGCGCACGAGGGCGACGAGGACGACGCCGAGGCCACCCGCCGCGAGGCCGGGGAGGCGGAGAGCAGCCGCGCCAGCCGCGGCTGGTGGGACCGCAACGCCGACGAGTACCAGAGCGAGCACGGTGCGTTCCTCGGCGACGACCGCTTCGTCTGGGGGCCGGAGGGCCTGGACGAGGAAGAGGCCGCGCTGCTCGGCCCGGCCGCCTCCCTCAAGGGCAAGGACGTCCTGGAGATCGGCGCCGGCGCGGCCCAGTGCTCGCGCTGGCTCGCCGCGCAGGGGGCCCGTCCGGTGGCCCTGGACCTCTCGCACCGCCAGCTCCAGCACGCCCTGCGCATCGGCGGCGACGTGCCCCTGGTCGAGGCCGACGCCGGGCGGCTGCCCTTCCGCGACGCCTCCTTCGACCTGGCCTGCTCCGCTTACGGGGCGGTGCCCTTCGTCGCCGACCCGGTGGGCGTCATGCGCGAGGTCCACCGCGTGCTGCGCCCCGGCGGCCGCTGGGTGTTCTCCGTCACGCACCCCATCCGCTGGGCCTTCCCGGACGAGCCCGGCCCCGAGGGGCTGTCGGTGTCCGCCTCCTACTTCGACCGGACCCCGTACGTGGAGCAGGACGAGCAGGGCCGCGCCGTCTACGTGGAACACCACCGCACCATCGGCGACCGGGTCCGCGACGTGGTCGCGGGCGGCTTCCGGCTGCTGGACCTGGTGG is part of the Streptomyces katrae genome and harbors:
- a CDS encoding DUF6343 family protein, which produces MRSGNEPLTARSPLRLRFWLSVWGLIWAAAGAAAFSLAGRPGWAAACAALAVLAAVDLAVVVHHIHQGPHYQPGRDIPPYEPPRSR
- a CDS encoding class I SAM-dependent methyltransferase, which encodes MNQEDRTPEDAYALQDEDAYPAHGAHEGDEDDAEATRREAGEAESSRASRGWWDRNADEYQSEHGAFLGDDRFVWGPEGLDEEEAALLGPAASLKGKDVLEIGAGAAQCSRWLAAQGARPVALDLSHRQLQHALRIGGDVPLVEADAGRLPFRDASFDLACSAYGAVPFVADPVGVMREVHRVLRPGGRWVFSVTHPIRWAFPDEPGPEGLSVSASYFDRTPYVEQDEQGRAVYVEHHRTIGDRVRDVVAGGFRLLDLVEPEWPEWNGQEWGGWSPLRGSLIPGTAVFVCERD
- a CDS encoding PAC2 family protein yields the protein MRDPQGLYEWDAKGLAVADMALAQDSAGLVMLYHFEGYIDAGETGEQIVERLLDTLPHQVVARFDADRLVDYRARRPLLTFQRDHWTEFEEPRLEVRLVQDATGAPFLLLSGPEPDVEWERFAVAVRQIVERLGVRLSVNFHGIPMGVPHTRPVGITPHGNRTDLMPGHRSPFDEAQVPGSAESLIEFRLAQAGHDVLGVAAHVPHYVARSPYPDAALTALEAITAATGLVLPAVAHALRTEAHRTQTEIDRQIREGDEELVSLVQGLEHQYDAAAGAETRGNMIAEPAEIPTADELGREFERFLAEREGDA
- the rpsA gene encoding 30S ribosomal protein S1, which gives rise to MTSSTETTATTTPQVAVNDIGNAEAFLAAIDETIKYFNDGDIVDGVIVKVDRDEVLLDIGYKTEGVIPSRELSIKHDVDPNEVVKVGDEIEALVLQKEDKEGRLILSKKRAQYERAWGTIEKIKEEDGIVTGTVIEVVKGGLILDIGLRGFLPASLVEMRRVRDLQPYVGKELEAKIIELDKNRNNVVLSRRAWLEQTQSEVRQTFLTTLQKGQVRSGVVSSIVNFGAFVDLGGVDGLVHVSELSWKHIDHPSEVVEVGQEVTVEVLDVDMDRERVSLSLKATQEDPWQQFARTHQIGQVVPGKVTKLVPFGAFVRVDEGIEGLVHISELAERHVEIPEQVVQVNDEIFVKVIDIDLERRRISLSLKQANESFGADPASVEFDPTLYGMAASYDDQGNYIYPEGFDPETNDWLEGYETQRETWERQYAEAQVRFEQHQAQVIKSREADEAAAAAGEAAPAAGGNAGAGISGGSYSSEGADETSGALASDEALAALREKLAGGQS
- a CDS encoding DEAD/DEAH box helicase, with protein sequence MHRPSPDQPAPQRPSPLPPLLRRAAVFLPAEVPREGRVAFWCPQGEPLPEGPGTPHPLQVVRPHGSGVRTRSVPALTLPVAEALPLLTRAAHSPAAHPATRAWGTAAVQALALTARGRLLPGLTPGGADAWRAGPLDADDVGYLRAVAAALPYEGYATPLPGRRPLALPEPQALVRAFLDAVADTLPRTPAAPFAAGAPFAAAPPQQVPGIREWAAQVAAGADAGVGISLRLDLSAFRLFDEAEPEDVRRAGAAVVQVHSLADPTLVTDAGPLWAGAAAAGFGPRARIDAVLALRRAGRVWPPLLRLLDQPVPDSLALSDPELEDLLGAAATRLERAGVAVHWPRELARTLTATAVVRQAAPGSATDGTAFFDAAGLFAFSWELALGGDRLTPSEMDALAQAHRPVVRLRDQWVRVDPELVRKARKRELGLLDPVDALATVLTGTAEVDGEPVEAVPAGALAALRDRLTGELVPPAAPAGLKATLRDYQLRGLAWLDLMTSLGLGGCLADDMGLGKTVTLIALHLHRARPEPTLVVCPASLLGNWQREIERFAPGTPVRRFHGGDRTLDSLGGGFVLTTYGTMRASAGRLAAQRWGLVVADEAQHVKNPHSATAKALRTIPAPARVALTGTPVENNLSELWALLDWTTPGLLGPLTAFRARHARPVEHQQEEDGGNEAAVARLAALVRPFLLRRKKSDPGIAPELPPKTETDHPVSLTREQVSLYQAAVEEAMAVIEGSEGIERRGMIMKLLASLKQICNHPAQYLREAEPRIPHRSGKLALLDELLDTILAEGGSVLVFTQYVTMARILERHLAARGIPSQLLHGGTPVPRREELVDRFQSGAVPVFLLSLKAAGTGLNLTRAGHVVHYDRWWNPAVEEQATDRAYRIGQTQPVQVHRIIAEGTVEDRIAELLEAKRALADAVLGSGESALTELTDRELADLVSLRRPA
- the coaE gene encoding dephospho-CoA kinase, which produces MLKVGLTGGIGAGKSEVSRLLAGYGAVVVDADRIAREVVEPGTPGLAAVVEAFGKSVLTDDGALDRPKLGAIVFADPEKLRTLNAIVHPLVGARSAELEEAAGPDAIVVHDVPLLTENGLAPLYDLVVVVDAAPATQLARLTALRGMTEEEARARMAAQATREQRLAVATLVIDNDGPLEALEPQVRAVWEQLGERAAARTGDA
- a CDS encoding tetratricopeptide repeat protein → MPDTTPTPPSPREPAGPPSPETHVIDYRAAEQLLEARDPRGAVRLLDSVIAAHPENTAARLLRARAFFAAAQLRPAQLEFELVLEREPDNAFAHFALARTHQRAGRPERARRHFRLAAALDPQPEYLEAARFEG